Proteins encoded together in one Paracoccus sp. SMMA_5_TC window:
- a CDS encoding GNAT family N-acetyltransferase, with translation MIADAEIARAFETTWPAADRRRVGGFEVGRGLGGGGRVGSARSLSEDWAEADIAAVAAAQRAWGEAPLFRVASTQERLRRALADQGYAPRVPTLVMAADCAALAQRPLPPMSAFAIWPPLAMQRDIWSDGNIGPARQQVMARVAVPRTALLGRVNDRAAGAAFVAADGPVAMIHAIEVVPAQRRQGVAGWLLTRAALWALSQGASRLALAVARRNEAAQALYQGLGFRLLGEYDYWSPRPADG, from the coding sequence GTGATCGCCGACGCCGAGATCGCGCGCGCCTTTGAAACCACCTGGCCCGCGGCGGACCGCCGTCGCGTCGGGGGGTTCGAGGTCGGTCGCGGTCTGGGGGGCGGCGGCAGGGTCGGTTCGGCCCGCAGCCTGTCCGAGGACTGGGCCGAGGCCGACATTGCCGCGGTCGCCGCCGCCCAGCGCGCCTGGGGCGAGGCGCCGCTGTTTCGCGTGGCCAGCACCCAGGAACGGCTGCGCCGGGCGCTGGCGGATCAGGGCTATGCGCCACGGGTGCCCACACTGGTGATGGCGGCCGATTGCGCGGCCCTGGCGCAACGGCCGCTGCCGCCGATGTCCGCCTTTGCCATCTGGCCACCCCTGGCGATGCAGCGCGACATCTGGTCCGACGGCAATATCGGCCCCGCCCGCCAGCAGGTGATGGCGCGGGTCGCAGTGCCGCGCACCGCCCTGCTGGGGCGGGTCAACGATCGCGCCGCCGGCGCCGCCTTTGTCGCCGCGGACGGCCCCGTGGCCATGATCCACGCCATCGAGGTGGTGCCCGCCCAGCGTCGCCAGGGCGTCGCCGGCTGGCTGCTGACGCGCGCGGCCCTGTGGGCACTGTCGCAAGGCGCCAGCCGGCTGGCGTTGGCGGTAGCGCGCCGCAACGAAGCGGCGCAGGCACTATACCAGGGCTTGGGGTTCCGGCTGCTGGGCGAATACGATTACTGGTCGCCCCGGCCGGCCGACGGCTGA
- a CDS encoding competence/damage-inducible protein A — MQSDNPTAAILVIGDEILSGRTREGNAHYLSQVLNSIGIDLREVRIVGDDHDQIVAAIRALDKSLGGAWDMLFTSGGIGPTHDDITADAVAAAFGTGIEINEDAKRVMVERWQARGVEITENRLRMARIPLGAALIPNAHSAAPGFHIGNTYVMAGVPEVFRAMVEAIVDNLPTGRPSVSEALEVLRPESEVADGLRDIARQFHDLSLGSYPFQRGQRYGTTLVIRGLDAARVTEAMTALRERLAL, encoded by the coding sequence ATGCAATCCGACAATCCCACCGCCGCGATCCTGGTCATCGGGGACGAGATCCTTTCCGGCCGCACCCGCGAAGGCAATGCCCATTACCTGTCGCAGGTGCTCAACAGCATCGGCATCGACCTGCGCGAGGTGCGCATCGTGGGCGACGACCACGACCAGATCGTGGCCGCGATCCGGGCGCTGGACAAGTCGCTGGGCGGGGCCTGGGACATGCTGTTCACCAGCGGCGGCATCGGCCCCACCCATGACGACATCACCGCCGATGCCGTCGCCGCCGCCTTCGGCACCGGCATCGAGATCAACGAGGACGCCAAGCGCGTGATGGTCGAGCGCTGGCAGGCGCGCGGGGTCGAGATCACCGAAAACCGCCTGCGGATGGCGCGCATCCCGCTGGGCGCGGCGCTAATTCCCAATGCACATTCGGCGGCGCCCGGCTTTCACATCGGCAATACCTATGTGATGGCCGGCGTCCCCGAGGTGTTCCGCGCCATGGTCGAGGCGATCGTCGACAACCTGCCCACGGGCCGCCCCTCGGTCAGCGAGGCGCTCGAGGTGTTGCGGCCCGAATCCGAGGTCGCGGACGGCCTGCGCGACATCGCCCGGCAGTTCCACGACCTGTCGCTGGGATCATACCCATTTCAGCGCGGACAGCGCTATGGCACGACGCTGGTCATCCGCGGGCTGGATGCGGCGCGCGTCACCGAGGCGATGACCGCCCTGCGCGAAAGGCTGGCGCTGTGA
- the map gene encoding type I methionyl aminopeptidase yields MNDARQTREGIRIHDPQDFAGMRVAGRMAAQILDEVGPLVRPGTSTGALDDFIRNRVTELGATSATIGYRGYQHASCISVNHVVCHGIPGDKLLADGDILNIDVTVIVDGWYGDSSRMYVAGRPSVKARRLIQVTHDALMRGIEAVRPGATFGDIGWAIQSYVEQNRMSVVRDFCGHGLGRTFHAPPNVLHFGRPGKGPVIEEGMFFTIEPMVNLGRPETKILADDWTAVTRDKSLSAQFEHSVGVTATGCEIFTLSPAGLFLPDLG; encoded by the coding sequence ATGAACGACGCACGCCAGACCCGCGAAGGCATTCGCATTCACGATCCGCAGGATTTTGCCGGGATGCGCGTGGCCGGGCGGATGGCGGCGCAGATCCTGGACGAGGTCGGACCCCTGGTCCGGCCCGGCACCAGCACCGGCGCGCTGGACGATTTCATCCGCAACCGTGTCACCGAACTGGGCGCGACCAGTGCCACCATCGGCTATCGCGGCTATCAGCACGCCAGCTGCATCAGCGTGAACCATGTCGTCTGCCACGGCATCCCCGGGGACAAGCTGCTGGCCGATGGCGATATCCTGAACATCGACGTGACGGTGATCGTCGATGGCTGGTATGGCGACAGTTCGCGCATGTATGTGGCCGGCCGTCCCAGCGTCAAGGCGCGGCGGCTGATCCAGGTCACCCATGACGCGCTGATGCGCGGGATCGAGGCGGTGCGTCCCGGCGCGACCTTTGGCGACATCGGCTGGGCGATCCAGTCCTATGTCGAACAGAACCGCATGTCGGTGGTGCGCGATTTCTGTGGCCATGGCCTGGGCCGAACCTTTCACGCGCCGCCGAACGTGCTGCACTTTGGCCGGCCCGGCAAGGGGCCGGTGATCGAAGAGGGCATGTTCTTCACCATCGAGCCGATGGTGAACCTGGGCCGGCCCGAAACCAAGATCCTCGCCGACGACTGGACCGCGGTCACCCGCGACAAGTCGCTGTCAGCGCAGTTCGAGCATTCCGTGGGGGTGACCGCTACCGGATGCGAGATATTCACGCTTTCCCCGGCCGGGCTTTTCCTGCCCGATCTGGGTTAG
- a CDS encoding LacI family DNA-binding transcriptional regulator, whose translation MSTRSPRRPLTLRDVSEASGVSEMTVSRVLRNRGDVSAATREKVLTAARTLGYVPNKIAGGLASQRVNLVAVVIPSLSNMVFPDVLGGISAELEDTGLQPVVGVTNYSPSREDAVLYDMLSWRPSGVILAGLEHSRAARAMLDNAGLPVVEIMDIDGEPIDCAVGISHRRAGAEMADEIVNAGYRRIGFIGTHMPEDHRARKRLAGFEARLAEHGLQLAAREYYQGGSSLHKGRELTERILMREPDLDFLYFSNDMIGAGGLLWCMERGYDIPGKLGLAGFNGVELLDGLPMRLTTTDARRVDIGRRAARLVAGKESAPDNGIIALSPTILPGDTIRQGALR comes from the coding sequence ATGAGCACCAGATCGCCCCGCCGCCCCCTGACCCTGCGCGATGTGTCCGAAGCCTCGGGCGTGTCCGAAATGACGGTCAGCCGCGTGTTGCGCAACCGGGGTGATGTATCGGCGGCCACCCGCGAAAAGGTGCTGACCGCGGCGCGCACTCTGGGCTATGTCCCCAACAAGATCGCCGGGGGCCTGGCCAGCCAGCGCGTGAACCTGGTAGCGGTGGTGATCCCGTCGCTGTCGAACATGGTGTTTCCCGATGTGCTGGGCGGCATTTCGGCCGAGCTTGAGGACACCGGCCTGCAACCGGTGGTGGGGGTGACGAACTATAGCCCCTCGCGCGAGGATGCGGTGCTATATGACATGCTCAGCTGGCGTCCATCGGGGGTGATTCTGGCCGGGTTGGAACACAGCCGCGCAGCGCGCGCCATGCTGGACAATGCCGGCCTGCCCGTGGTCGAGATCATGGACATCGACGGCGAGCCGATCGATTGCGCCGTCGGCATTTCGCACCGCCGCGCCGGCGCCGAAATGGCCGATGAAATCGTGAACGCGGGCTATCGTCGCATCGGCTTCATCGGCACCCACATGCCCGAGGATCACCGCGCCCGCAAAAGGCTGGCCGGCTTCGAGGCACGCCTGGCCGAACACGGGCTGCAACTGGCCGCGCGCGAATACTACCAGGGCGGATCATCGCTGCACAAGGGCCGCGAACTGACCGAAAGGATCCTGATGCGCGAGCCCGATCTGGATTTTCTGTATTTCTCGAATGACATGATCGGCGCGGGCGGGCTGTTGTGGTGCATGGAGCGCGGCTATGACATTCCCGGCAAGCTGGGGCTTGCGGGGTTCAACGGCGTCGAGCTGCTGGATGGATTGCCGATGCGGCTGACCACCACCGACGCGCGCCGCGTCGACATCGGCCGCCGCGCGGCGCGACTGGTGGCGGGCAAGGAAAGCGCGCCTGACAATGGCATCATCGCATTGTCGCCGACCATCTTGCCTGGCGACACCATCCGACAAGGCGCGCTGCGTTGA
- a CDS encoding tyrosine-type recombinase/integrase, translating to MGRLKGRFVVIWNDDDGGRRRYRLEAHTAKEAEREARDLILKASAPKAGVLVSEIWEAYTREVEGRRQASKMRQVGKNVLPDFGHLSASQITAEDCRSFIAKRRRAGRKDGTIRTDLGCLRTCLSWAAKSRLIEAAPRIELPHTPQPRDRYLTRDEVERLLAAASAPHIRLAILLMVTTAGRIGALLDLTWDRVDLARRVIKLAPNDLGPRKGRATVPINDSLMAALQTAKLSGVSDYVIEWGGRKVGSIKTGFNAAVERAGIAHCTRHDLRRTAGRFMAEAGVPIEEIAEYLGHSNPNITRATYARFSPQHLRKAAGALEIRPVVSVRQTKGHTL from the coding sequence ATCGGCCGTCTCAAAGGGCGATTTGTCGTCATCTGGAACGACGACGATGGAGGCAGACGGCGTTATCGCCTTGAGGCACACACGGCAAAGGAAGCCGAGCGTGAAGCGCGTGACCTGATCCTAAAGGCCAGCGCGCCCAAGGCCGGGGTGCTGGTTTCGGAGATATGGGAAGCCTACACCCGCGAGGTTGAGGGCCGGCGGCAGGCGTCGAAGATGCGACAGGTCGGAAAGAACGTCCTGCCAGACTTCGGCCACCTGTCAGCCAGCCAGATCACCGCCGAGGACTGCCGCAGTTTCATCGCCAAGCGCCGCCGGGCAGGCCGCAAGGATGGCACGATCAGGACCGACCTTGGTTGCCTGCGTACCTGCCTGTCATGGGCAGCGAAAAGCCGCCTGATCGAGGCCGCCCCGCGCATCGAATTGCCGCACACCCCGCAGCCTCGGGACCGCTACCTGACGCGCGATGAGGTTGAGCGGCTGTTGGCCGCAGCGTCCGCGCCGCACATTCGTCTGGCGATTCTGCTGATGGTCACCACCGCCGGCCGTATCGGCGCGCTGCTGGATCTGACATGGGATCGGGTGGACCTCGCGCGCCGGGTGATCAAGCTGGCGCCGAACGACCTGGGGCCACGGAAGGGCCGGGCCACGGTGCCGATCAACGATAGCCTGATGGCCGCCCTGCAAACCGCGAAACTATCGGGCGTCTCGGACTATGTCATTGAGTGGGGCGGGCGGAAGGTCGGTTCGATCAAGACCGGATTTAACGCCGCCGTGGAGCGCGCCGGGATCGCTCATTGCACCCGGCATGACCTGCGCAGGACGGCGGGCCGGTTCATGGCCGAGGCGGGCGTTCCTATCGAGGAAATCGCGGAATACCTGGGCCACTCGAACCCGAACATCACGCGGGCAACCTATGCCCGATTCAGCCCCCAGCACCTGCGGAAAGCGGCCGGCGCTCTTGAGATTCGACCTGTCGTTTCGGTTCGACAAACCAAAGGGCATACCTTATAA
- a CDS encoding helix-turn-helix domain-containing protein, with product MGRPYTPDMLAERWGVSGETVRHLIRTGKLPAFRVGRMLRITHDTVEAYECGIIGSAVSKGDLSSSGTTTMEADGVIALRHTRQRKPSVKRVT from the coding sequence ATGGGGAGGCCATACACCCCCGACATGCTGGCCGAGCGCTGGGGCGTCTCGGGCGAGACGGTTCGTCATCTGATCCGAACCGGCAAGTTGCCGGCATTCCGCGTCGGCCGCATGCTGCGGATCACGCATGATACTGTGGAGGCTTACGAATGCGGGATTATCGGATCGGCCGTCTCAAAGGGCGATTTGTCGTCATCTGGAACGACGACGATGGAGGCAGACGGCGTTATCGCCTTGAGGCACACACGGCAAAGGAAGCCGAGCGTGAAGCGCGTGACCTGA
- a CDS encoding DUF2312 domain-containing protein: MTNEDFAPTAVANAELRQFIEQYEQLEAEKKDVTGQQKELMAEAKARGYDTKVMRKVVALRKRNRDEVAEEDAIMALYLAALGMV; the protein is encoded by the coding sequence ATGACCAACGAAGATTTCGCCCCGACCGCCGTCGCGAACGCCGAACTGCGGCAGTTCATCGAGCAATATGAGCAGCTCGAAGCCGAAAAGAAGGATGTGACCGGCCAGCAGAAGGAACTGATGGCCGAGGCCAAGGCCCGCGGCTACGACACCAAGGTGATGCGCAAGGTGGTCGCCCTGCGCAAGCGCAACAGGGACGAGGTGGCCGAGGAGGACGCTATCATGGCGCTGTATCTCGCCGCGCTGGGGATGGTGTGA
- a CDS encoding recombination protein NinB, whose amino-acid sequence MPVIYLLGDSQRAYAAEAIRQAPQFSTVSILAPTRTPPQNKKMWAMLRDVAQAKPEGRLWVPDTWKAAFMHSSGHQCQFAEGLDGSGPFPVGYRSSHLSVQQMRDLIEVIYEYGSRHAVQWAETERSGFA is encoded by the coding sequence ATGCCGGTGATCTACCTGCTTGGTGACAGTCAGCGCGCCTATGCCGCCGAAGCGATCCGGCAGGCACCGCAGTTCTCGACCGTCTCGATCCTCGCGCCGACCCGGACGCCGCCGCAAAACAAGAAGATGTGGGCCATGCTGCGCGACGTGGCGCAGGCCAAGCCAGAGGGGCGGCTTTGGGTGCCTGACACATGGAAAGCCGCGTTCATGCACTCGTCTGGTCATCAGTGCCAGTTCGCCGAAGGGCTGGACGGAAGCGGCCCGTTCCCGGTCGGATATCGGTCCTCGCACCTGAGCGTGCAGCAAATGCGCGATCTGATCGAAGTCATCTATGAATACGGCTCGCGCCACGCTGTGCAGTGGGCCGAAACGGAGAGGAGCGGTTTCGCATGA
- a CDS encoding phage replication initiation protein, NGO0469 family gives MVGFIEESKGVDFKPTPEGQHEMVCCRVVDLGTHQTEFQGQARFLRKILISWEIPAVRMEIDGKDVPTLHSERFTWSFHEKSNLRKTLENWRGSPFKPEDFSGPPNGFHIKKLLGVPCYAQIMHEQGANGRTYANMTSIMRYPGKPEAWPKAEGELIFFDLDSFEQGVFDKLPKRIKAQIAGTPEGAELIHRGIMRYQADDDQQGGQQPRQSNGAQSGGAGGYSDGFSDEIPFAPCVL, from the coding sequence ATGGTTGGATTCATCGAAGAAAGCAAAGGTGTCGATTTCAAACCGACGCCAGAAGGTCAACACGAAATGGTTTGCTGCCGGGTGGTCGACCTCGGCACCCACCAAACCGAATTTCAGGGGCAGGCCAGATTCCTCCGCAAAATCCTGATCTCGTGGGAAATCCCCGCAGTGCGCATGGAGATCGACGGAAAGGACGTGCCCACGCTCCACAGTGAGCGGTTCACGTGGTCGTTTCACGAGAAATCAAATCTTCGCAAGACGCTGGAAAACTGGCGCGGCTCTCCGTTCAAGCCGGAAGATTTTTCCGGCCCCCCTAACGGCTTCCATATCAAGAAGCTTCTCGGGGTGCCGTGCTACGCGCAAATCATGCACGAACAAGGCGCGAATGGTCGGACCTATGCGAACATGACTTCGATCATGCGCTATCCCGGAAAGCCTGAAGCATGGCCGAAGGCGGAAGGCGAGCTGATCTTCTTCGATCTTGATAGCTTTGAGCAAGGCGTTTTCGACAAGCTTCCGAAGCGCATCAAGGCGCAGATCGCAGGAACCCCGGAGGGGGCTGAGCTGATCCATCGCGGCATCATGCGCTATCAGGCAGATGATGACCAACAGGGAGGCCAACAGCCCCGGCAATCGAACGGCGCTCAATCTGGCGGCGCTGGCGGCTACAGCGACGGTTTCTCGGACGAAATTCCCTTTGCTCCCTGTGTGCTGTGA
- a CDS encoding DUF7666 domain-containing protein, with protein MSETITAYKAFNADLTCRGFQYEIGATYTHKGKVAACSGGFHACENPLDVWGYYPIVDGKGALTRYAEVELSGAMDKDGDKIAAAQITIKAEIRMPDFIKRAVAWVIDATKVMGDDPSGDYTQIGSSGYSAKIGSSGNYAKIGSSGDYTQIGSSGYSAKIGSSGDYAKIGSSGYYAKIGSSGNYAKIGSSGDYTQIGSSGDYTQIGSSGNYAKIGSSGDYTQIGSSGNYAKIGSSGYYAKIGSSGNYAQINVSGSGSVVASAGYDTVVTAVAGTWLSLAEYDDEGHCIGFGTGKVEKDGVYRAEGGKLVEVVQ; from the coding sequence ATGAGCGAAACCATCACCGCCTACAAAGCATTTAACGCAGACCTCACTTGCCGGGGGTTCCAATACGAAATCGGTGCCACCTACACCCACAAGGGGAAGGTCGCTGCCTGCTCCGGCGGATTCCATGCCTGCGAGAACCCGCTGGATGTCTGGGGCTACTACCCCATCGTGGACGGAAAGGGCGCACTGACCCGCTACGCTGAGGTCGAGCTTTCCGGCGCCATGGACAAGGACGGCGATAAGATCGCCGCCGCGCAGATCACCATCAAGGCCGAGATCCGAATGCCCGATTTCATCAAGCGCGCCGTCGCTTGGGTTATCGACGCGACGAAGGTAATGGGTGACGATCCCAGCGGCGACTACACCCAGATCGGATCCAGCGGCTACTCCGCCAAGATCGGATCCAGCGGCAACTACGCCAAGATCGGATCCAGCGGCGACTACACCCAGATCGGATCCAGCGGCTACTCCGCCAAGATCGGATCCAGCGGCGACTACGCCAAGATCGGATCCAGCGGCTACTACGCCAAGATCGGATCCAGCGGCAACTACGCCAAGATCGGATCCAGCGGCGACTACACCCAGATCGGATCCAGCGGCGACTACACCCAGATCGGATCCAGCGGCAACTACGCCAAGATCGGATCCAGCGGCGACTACACCCAGATCGGATCCAGCGGCAACTACGCCAAGATCGGATCCAGCGGCTACTACGCCAAGATCGGATCCAGCGGCAACTACGCCCAGATCAATGTGTCCGGCAGCGGTTCCGTAGTCGCCTCGGCCGGATACGATACGGTCGTCACCGCCGTTGCCGGAACATGGCTCTCTCTCGCCGAATACGACGACGAGGGGCACTGCATCGGCTTCGGCACCGGGAAGGTGGAAAAAGACGGCGTGTATCGCGCTGAGGGCGGGAAGCTGGTCGAGGTGGTGCAATGA
- a CDS encoding DUF6948 domain-containing protein: MNIDNLTIGEAKRIAAMFGGVQSAPETIGEIGRKVIVRSRDAGVIYGEYAGSDGSTVHVANGRQLWKWCAAKGISLIDVATYGVNASECKFSDAAATVTVFNACALIDVTATAAASIEAV; encoded by the coding sequence GTGAACATCGACAACCTGACTATCGGCGAGGCCAAGCGGATCGCCGCCATGTTCGGCGGAGTGCAGAGCGCCCCGGAAACCATTGGTGAGATCGGACGCAAGGTTATCGTCCGCAGCCGCGATGCGGGCGTGATCTACGGCGAATATGCAGGAAGCGACGGGTCCACCGTTCATGTCGCGAACGGTCGGCAGCTTTGGAAATGGTGTGCCGCCAAAGGCATCAGCCTGATCGACGTCGCAACCTACGGCGTAAACGCCTCGGAATGCAAGTTCAGCGACGCTGCGGCGACCGTCACCGTGTTCAACGCCTGTGCTCTGATCGATGTGACTGCCACCGCCGCCGCCAGCATCGAGGCGGTGTGA
- a CDS encoding SAM-dependent methyltransferase codes for MQQNTSHAVMAQRHEPKDSRDDFPTPPWATRALMEHVIGTDRVKGMDCLEPACGRGYMARPLSEYFAAVVAADAHHYGYAPVRDFLSYPYETGAHDWVITNPPFRLAEEFVERALSVARVGVAILARTVFLESVGRYRSIFRERPPAIFAQFSERVPMIKGRVDPKATTATGYAWFVWMHGSDSQPKLAWVPPCRRSLERQGDYDQYSLRS; via the coding sequence ATGCAGCAGAACACTTCGCACGCAGTGATGGCGCAACGGCATGAGCCGAAGGATAGTCGAGATGACTTCCCAACGCCGCCATGGGCGACCAGAGCTCTGATGGAGCATGTGATCGGCACAGATCGTGTGAAGGGCATGGACTGCCTAGAGCCTGCCTGTGGGCGTGGCTACATGGCCAGGCCGCTGTCAGAGTATTTCGCCGCAGTTGTAGCTGCTGATGCCCATCACTACGGCTATGCGCCTGTTCGTGACTTTCTCAGCTATCCCTATGAGACCGGTGCGCACGATTGGGTCATCACCAACCCGCCGTTTCGCCTAGCCGAGGAATTTGTTGAGCGGGCGCTATCAGTGGCCCGTGTGGGGGTCGCCATTCTTGCCAGGACTGTTTTCCTGGAAAGCGTCGGTAGATACCGATCGATCTTTCGCGAGCGCCCGCCAGCGATTTTTGCTCAGTTCTCCGAGCGTGTTCCTATGATCAAAGGCAGGGTTGACCCGAAGGCCACCACAGCCACCGGTTACGCGTGGTTCGTATGGATGCATGGCAGCGATAGCCAGCCGAAGTTGGCATGGGTGCCGCCCTGCAGGAGATCATTGGAGCGTCAGGGGGATTACGATCAATATTCGTTACGGTCGTAA
- a CDS encoding helix-turn-helix domain-containing protein, producing the protein MPRIMGYNYPIRQAQIYAIRMAKGMGYICPMEMTFIEALRHAMKVTGRGKSLRDVATRSGVSYDILKNVNQGKSEKPNAEDATKIADFFEVSLSDFYAGNVRYLGDEVNSEVVQGVAKMNSIMRRLRKPSSHEQLRLFAQSLLRAEEESLQSEEDRSDPADSAS; encoded by the coding sequence ATGCCGCGCATTATGGGGTATAATTACCCCATAAGGCAAGCGCAGATTTACGCCATTCGCATGGCCAAGGGCATGGGGTATATTTGCCCCATGGAAATGACTTTTATTGAAGCACTTAGGCACGCCATGAAGGTCACTGGACGCGGGAAATCTCTCCGCGACGTGGCCACCAGATCCGGTGTATCATACGACATTCTGAAGAACGTAAATCAGGGCAAGTCAGAGAAGCCGAACGCCGAAGATGCGACGAAGATCGCAGACTTCTTCGAGGTGTCACTGTCTGACTTTTACGCAGGGAATGTTCGATACCTCGGTGACGAGGTTAATTCTGAGGTCGTCCAGGGTGTGGCCAAGATGAACAGCATCATGCGCCGCCTTCGGAAGCCGAGCAGCCACGAGCAACTGCGTCTCTTTGCTCAGTCTCTTCTTCGCGCTGAAGAAGAATCTCTGCAAAGCGAAGAAGATCGGAGCGACCCTGCGGACTCAGCTTCATAA
- a CDS encoding DUF1064 domain-containing protein gives MSIAVDEKRRKYRNKTAIVDGIRFDSQKEAHRWGVLRMLQRNGLIRDLQRQLRIPLRGADGKPLRFVPSGRPAFYVADFAYHDVPKGVDVIEDVKGVQTPEFKLKRAILASQGVEIILT, from the coding sequence GTGAGCATCGCCGTCGATGAGAAACGCCGCAAATATCGCAACAAGACCGCCATCGTGGACGGCATCCGGTTCGACAGCCAGAAGGAGGCCCATCGCTGGGGTGTCCTGCGAATGCTGCAACGGAACGGCCTGATCCGCGATTTGCAACGGCAGCTGCGCATCCCGTTGCGCGGTGCTGACGGCAAGCCGCTGCGGTTTGTGCCGTCTGGCCGACCGGCATTCTACGTTGCCGACTTCGCCTATCACGATGTGCCGAAAGGCGTGGACGTGATCGAGGACGTTAAGGGCGTTCAGACGCCGGAATTCAAGCTCAAGCGGGCAATTCTCGCATCGCAGGGCGTGGAGATCATTCTGACATGA
- a CDS encoding DEAD/DEAH box helicase: MLNFAPTKEICLRPYQADAIENLRKGIRAGKRRLLLVAGTGAGKTLTSAHLLQEADRKGSYALFIVDRVALVDQTSAVFDEYGISHGIVQGINSRWTPRENVQVCSAQTLARRSLPRDPDLIVVDEAHCQYKATLDFMARYPNAVKIGLTATPFTKGMGEHWDDVVNVIPTRQLINDGFLIEPKIYVAKSPDDADLGLNSYGEFSDASATAAGIQIVGDVVQEWIAKTNEHFGGPVKTIVFSPTVEHGRELCAAFSSAGFNFQQISYLDRDDAERAEKIAEFRRDDSVIHGLVSCGVLTKGFDVPDVRCGISCKPYRKSLSSHMQEIGRIMRTCEGKDKAIWLDHSGNIERFGLDMFDVWENGVGDLDHSTKRDSKPRERSEREREKVVCPECSGALRGNTCLCCGWEKPARSGIVTVAGEMHEYNPRTLAMEPRAGLRADCLKEPRRVWDAALCYTSEHSRKGEDHARRWAYGIFRGIYPNDKLPFGWFDAPIQRTVDQSAYALIQRETQRFRKNSKRRAMA, encoded by the coding sequence ATGCTTAACTTTGCCCCGACCAAGGAAATTTGCCTGCGTCCCTATCAGGCCGACGCAATCGAGAACCTGCGCAAGGGCATTCGCGCAGGAAAGCGCCGCCTGCTGCTGGTAGCCGGAACCGGAGCCGGAAAAACGCTGACTTCTGCACACCTGCTGCAAGAGGCAGATCGCAAGGGCAGTTATGCGCTGTTCATCGTGGACCGTGTTGCGCTGGTGGATCAGACGAGCGCCGTCTTTGATGAATATGGTATTTCGCACGGTATCGTTCAGGGGATCAATAGCCGCTGGACCCCGCGCGAAAACGTGCAGGTTTGCTCTGCCCAGACTCTGGCCCGGCGCAGCTTACCGCGCGACCCGGACTTGATCGTGGTGGACGAGGCGCATTGCCAGTATAAAGCCACGCTGGACTTCATGGCCCGATACCCCAACGCGGTGAAAATCGGCCTGACCGCAACCCCGTTCACGAAGGGCATGGGGGAGCATTGGGACGATGTGGTCAACGTCATCCCGACCCGACAGCTTATCAATGACGGCTTCCTGATCGAGCCGAAGATCTATGTCGCCAAGTCCCCTGATGATGCCGATCTTGGCCTCAACAGCTATGGCGAGTTTTCTGACGCCAGTGCCACGGCTGCGGGCATCCAGATCGTTGGAGATGTCGTCCAGGAATGGATTGCCAAGACCAATGAACACTTTGGCGGCCCTGTAAAGACCATAGTCTTTTCCCCGACCGTTGAGCATGGCCGTGAACTGTGCGCAGCGTTCAGCTCCGCGGGCTTCAATTTCCAGCAGATCAGCTATCTGGACAGGGACGACGCCGAGCGCGCCGAGAAGATCGCAGAATTCCGCCGTGATGACAGCGTAATCCACGGGCTGGTGTCCTGCGGCGTGCTGACCAAAGGGTTCGATGTGCCGGACGTTCGGTGCGGCATTTCCTGCAAGCCCTATCGAAAGAGCCTGTCCAGTCACATGCAGGAGATCGGCCGCATCATGCGGACCTGCGAAGGCAAGGACAAAGCGATCTGGCTGGATCATTCGGGAAATATCGAGCGGTTCGGACTGGATATGTTCGATGTGTGGGAAAATGGCGTTGGTGATCTGGATCACTCCACGAAGCGCGACAGCAAGCCGAGAGAGCGCAGCGAACGGGAAAGAGAGAAGGTCGTTTGTCCAGAATGTTCTGGTGCTCTGCGCGGCAACACCTGCCTGTGCTGCGGATGGGAAAAACCAGCCCGCTCCGGCATCGTCACGGTCGCTGGTGAGATGCATGAGTATAATCCCCGGACTCTGGCGATGGAGCCGCGCGCCGGGTTGCGAGCTGACTGCCTGAAAGAGCCGCGCAGGGTGTGGGATGCTGCGTTGTGCTACACGTCCGAGCACAGCCGTAAGGGCGAGGACCACGCACGCAGATGGGCTTATGGAATTTTTAGAGGCATCTACCCGAATGACAAATTGCCATTTGGGTGGTTCGACGCTCCGATCCAGCGCACGGTAGATCAATCGGCCTATGCTCTGATCCAGCGGGAAACTCAGCGATTCCGCAAAAACAGCAAGCGGAGGGCAATGGCATGA